One Lentisphaera araneosa HTCC2155 DNA window includes the following coding sequences:
- a CDS encoding ThuA domain-containing protein has product MQVLKFILTLSLCFSLISIQAEESVADLKKRGQAFMKKAKPLKETDKVKYYKLRAQGSELLAQARMIENAHEYEKMIAKLDVVKPQKKRKLLAYSHTTGFRHGSIEFGTKMLTAVGQQTGAYEIYHTEDEAIFTDESLAQFDGIMIINATQNAIVSPKARAAFEKFFESKKGLIGIHAATDCHKDWANYKEAIGGLFNGHPWWAKETVTLYNECPDHACSKMIPQGYQINDEIYQYEDDSHFTREKLRILVSLDIFAPGMKRDKMRRKDNDYPVSWVKTYKNSNVFYTNLGHNQSTYENPIALQHMVTGIQFAMGDIEADTTPSAKIGKFPKSE; this is encoded by the coding sequence ATGCAAGTGCTCAAATTCATTCTTACTTTATCGCTATGTTTTAGCTTGATTTCTATACAGGCTGAGGAATCGGTGGCGGACTTAAAAAAGAGGGGACAAGCTTTTATGAAGAAGGCCAAGCCTCTCAAAGAAACTGACAAAGTAAAGTACTACAAGCTTAGGGCTCAAGGTAGTGAGCTCTTGGCTCAGGCAAGGATGATTGAAAATGCTCATGAATATGAAAAAATGATCGCTAAGCTCGATGTCGTTAAACCTCAAAAGAAAAGAAAGTTATTGGCTTATTCTCATACTACGGGCTTTCGTCATGGGTCCATTGAATTTGGCACAAAAATGCTGACGGCAGTAGGTCAACAAACGGGTGCTTATGAAATTTATCACACTGAAGACGAAGCTATTTTTACCGATGAATCACTAGCGCAATTTGATGGCATTATGATTATTAATGCGACTCAGAATGCGATTGTTTCTCCTAAAGCTCGAGCTGCTTTCGAAAAGTTTTTTGAATCTAAAAAAGGCTTGATCGGCATTCACGCAGCGACCGACTGCCACAAGGATTGGGCCAATTATAAAGAGGCCATAGGCGGTTTATTTAATGGTCACCCTTGGTGGGCCAAAGAAACGGTGACACTCTACAACGAATGCCCTGACCATGCTTGTTCAAAAATGATTCCCCAAGGCTATCAGATTAATGATGAAATCTATCAGTATGAAGATGATTCGCATTTTACTCGCGAAAAGCTTCGCATACTTGTCAGCCTAGATATTTTCGCACCAGGAATGAAACGCGATAAAATGAGACGTAAAGATAATGACTACCCCGTTTCATGGGTCAAAACTTACAAAAACTCAAATGTGTTTTATACCAACCTCGGGCATAATCAATCTACCTATGAAAATCCCATTGCTCTCCAGCATATGGTCACGGGTATTCAATTCGCCATGGGGGACATCGAAGCCGACACAACTCCAAGTGCGAAAATTGGTAAGTTTCCGAAGAGTGAGTAG
- a CDS encoding beta-galactosidase codes for MKVLSLLIILAFVSCDSGMKGVEKEATQVPSVPKPVLKDLSSPPQSMSPGPYRYWPKYEKTPVTEMKAAEWHEGDHISSGWDWSLPAHVKPDPNGRLCIARLNRLNYKAEKSLKEIKAPVTPVLALWIKWKDMEPVEGQYNFDLLNQKINEAAEKGYKVVFRPLFSATVFAPDWLKKYKIPHRKEYKAAKVINYQVDHPKFHSRYLKFIKAMGKSKIAENPNLVGTFFGYASPSYGDEGIGPHGKDPDKIPHVVERINAWAQAFKDYENKVFMGGWSKLGVKKGFGLRRGFVEMYLYHLPSEESGQLLDKDFHLDVDEDSFAVDGRFNGDENEEYEESWASAKRGFRFGKNTNSFSYRYFTSNLRALQMRSNYLLYNDFSLMPEQLVWVGQSMGKSIADSPDIWCALRESYIKRWSFRNYPQDYFSESIKDKEFIPVKNFERGLKQRDTAEFKSEALVKVSHGVHQWMTPKDRSYDLIARKADQLVFNIDSQWLAKCGEDIALKISYFDQDNGEIKLKGFNKSQVLLKGTNDLKTVTYFIKKSEIKDQQIIIEGGAPLSFVRLIKVNP; via the coding sequence ATGAAGGTACTCAGTTTATTAATCATTTTAGCTTTTGTTTCATGTGATAGTGGAATGAAGGGTGTAGAAAAAGAGGCAACACAAGTACCTTCAGTTCCCAAACCGGTGTTAAAGGATTTATCATCTCCTCCTCAAAGTATGAGTCCTGGCCCTTATCGCTACTGGCCAAAGTATGAAAAAACTCCTGTTACGGAGATGAAGGCTGCTGAGTGGCATGAAGGCGATCATATTAGCTCTGGCTGGGATTGGTCCTTACCGGCTCATGTAAAACCAGATCCTAATGGGCGCCTGTGTATTGCGCGTTTGAATCGCCTGAACTACAAGGCCGAAAAATCTTTAAAAGAAATCAAAGCACCAGTTACACCGGTTTTAGCTCTATGGATAAAGTGGAAGGATATGGAGCCTGTTGAAGGCCAGTATAACTTTGATTTGCTCAATCAGAAAATTAATGAAGCTGCAGAAAAGGGCTATAAAGTCGTTTTTCGCCCCTTATTTTCGGCTACTGTTTTTGCTCCCGATTGGCTTAAAAAATATAAGATCCCACATCGAAAGGAATACAAAGCTGCAAAAGTAATCAACTACCAGGTTGACCATCCAAAATTTCATTCTAGGTATTTGAAATTTATTAAAGCTATGGGCAAAAGTAAAATTGCTGAAAACCCAAATTTAGTGGGCACATTTTTTGGTTATGCTTCACCGAGTTATGGAGATGAAGGAATTGGTCCGCACGGCAAAGATCCCGATAAAATCCCTCATGTTGTTGAACGAATTAACGCTTGGGCTCAAGCTTTTAAGGACTACGAAAATAAGGTCTTTATGGGTGGTTGGTCAAAACTTGGTGTTAAGAAAGGCTTTGGCTTGCGCCGGGGTTTTGTAGAAATGTATCTCTATCATCTTCCCAGCGAAGAATCGGGTCAGCTTTTGGATAAGGATTTTCACCTTGATGTTGATGAAGATAGCTTTGCGGTAGATGGCCGTTTCAACGGCGATGAAAATGAGGAATATGAAGAAAGCTGGGCAAGTGCAAAAAGAGGCTTCCGCTTTGGTAAGAATACAAATTCTTTCTCTTACCGTTACTTCACCTCCAATTTGCGGGCCCTGCAAATGAGAAGTAATTACCTGCTTTACAATGATTTTTCTCTCATGCCCGAGCAATTGGTATGGGTCGGTCAAAGTATGGGGAAATCCATTGCCGATAGTCCAGATATTTGGTGCGCACTTCGCGAAAGTTATATTAAAAGATGGAGCTTTAGAAATTATCCACAGGATTACTTTTCTGAGAGTATAAAAGATAAAGAATTTATACCGGTTAAGAATTTTGAACGCGGACTTAAACAGCGTGATACAGCTGAATTCAAAAGTGAAGCTCTCGTAAAAGTTTCCCATGGGGTTCATCAATGGATGACTCCCAAGGACCGCAGTTATGACTTAATTGCTCGCAAAGCGGATCAATTAGTTTTTAATATTGATAGCCAATGGCTAGCAAAATGCGGTGAAGACATAGCCCTAAAAATATCTTATTTTGATCAGGACAACGGCGAAATAAAGCTCAAAGGTTTTAATAAGAGCCAAGTCCTTTTGAAAGGCACAAATGATTTAAAAACAGTGACCTATTTTATTAAAAAATCTGAAATTAAAGATCAGCAAATTATCATTGAAGGCGGAGCTCCCCTTTCATTTGTTCGCTTGATCAAAGTGAACCCCTAA
- a CDS encoding glycoside hydrolase family 31 protein, giving the protein MKKLLFTLAALGAVAAQAKDKEYKVEIPLEKGEAWWGGLSVDGHKMPYVEETDYTRDLLGNNYGNQAQPLLVSNTGRYVWCEEPMKYEYKKGKLVVSSQFSEIKWGDAGDTLKDAYEYSSKNFFPSDGKLPDELLFTEPQYNTWIELMYDQNEEDILEYAQKLIDQGYPPGVLMIDDNWQENYGVWEFSAKRFKDPKGMIDKLHKMGFKVMMWVCPFVTADSATYRHLAKEDLLLRDPGKTQNILWANTSNKPAIVRWWNGASACLDLSNPKAMDWFKDQLDHLVEEYGVDGFKFDAGDARFYKKGVVSKNHTHANDHTIYFSELGLHYPLNEYRASWKLAGRPLAQRLRDKKHNWGDMGQLIPGIIAQGLMGYAFTCPDMIGGGEYQSFLKADSIDEELVVRSAQCSALMPMMQFSAAPWRVLSPENAKICKDMATLHSKFGQDILDMAKKSAKTGEPIVKSLEYLFPEGEYENIQDQFILGDKIMVAPVLTQGARSREVVFPKGTWKGDDGSTVVGPKTITINVPLERLPWYEKVQNAKSVASK; this is encoded by the coding sequence ATGAAAAAATTATTATTTACATTGGCGGCCTTAGGCGCTGTTGCCGCACAGGCAAAAGACAAAGAGTATAAAGTGGAAATCCCCCTCGAAAAAGGTGAAGCTTGGTGGGGCGGTTTAAGTGTTGATGGTCATAAGATGCCATACGTTGAAGAAACGGATTATACGAGAGATTTACTCGGTAATAATTACGGTAATCAGGCTCAGCCATTGTTAGTATCGAATACCGGTCGCTATGTTTGGTGTGAAGAGCCCATGAAGTATGAATACAAGAAGGGTAAGCTCGTCGTCAGCTCTCAGTTTTCTGAGATTAAATGGGGTGATGCAGGTGATACACTAAAAGATGCTTATGAGTATTCTTCTAAAAACTTCTTTCCATCTGATGGTAAACTTCCAGATGAACTACTTTTCACTGAGCCTCAGTACAATACTTGGATTGAGCTCATGTACGACCAAAACGAAGAAGACATTCTTGAATATGCACAAAAACTTATTGATCAGGGTTACCCACCGGGTGTCTTGATGATCGATGATAACTGGCAAGAAAACTACGGCGTATGGGAATTCTCTGCAAAGCGTTTCAAAGATCCTAAAGGTATGATCGATAAGCTCCACAAGATGGGCTTTAAAGTGATGATGTGGGTTTGCCCTTTTGTGACTGCGGATAGCGCAACTTACCGCCACTTAGCAAAAGAAGATTTACTTCTCCGTGATCCAGGTAAAACTCAAAATATCCTCTGGGCCAATACATCGAATAAACCAGCGATTGTACGCTGGTGGAATGGCGCGAGTGCTTGTCTTGATTTAAGTAACCCGAAGGCAATGGATTGGTTCAAAGATCAGCTCGATCACCTCGTTGAAGAGTATGGCGTAGATGGCTTTAAATTTGATGCTGGTGATGCGCGTTTTTATAAGAAGGGCGTGGTATCTAAAAATCATACACACGCTAATGATCACACGATCTACTTTTCTGAACTCGGTCTTCATTACCCTCTCAACGAATACCGCGCTTCTTGGAAGCTTGCCGGACGCCCACTAGCGCAGCGTCTTCGTGATAAAAAGCATAATTGGGGTGATATGGGACAACTCATTCCAGGCATCATTGCTCAAGGTCTGATGGGTTATGCCTTCACATGTCCAGATATGATTGGAGGCGGTGAGTATCAGTCCTTCCTAAAAGCGGACAGTATTGACGAAGAATTAGTCGTTCGTTCAGCGCAGTGCAGTGCACTTATGCCGATGATGCAGTTTTCCGCAGCCCCTTGGAGAGTTCTTAGTCCTGAAAATGCTAAAATCTGTAAGGATATGGCGACTCTTCACTCAAAGTTTGGTCAAGACATTTTAGATATGGCAAAGAAATCTGCGAAAACGGGTGAGCCCATTGTGAAGTCACTCGAATACCTCTTCCCAGAAGGTGAATATGAGAACATTCAGGACCAGTTTATCCTTGGCGATAAGATAATGGTGGCTCCAGTATTAACTCAGGGAGCTCGCTCACGTGAAGTTGTTTTTCCAAAAGGTACTTGGAAGGGAGACGACGGATCCACTGTTGTCGGCCCCAAGACTATAACTATCAATGTACCGCTTGAGCGTTTACCTTGGTATGAAAAAGTTCAAAATGCAAAATCTGTAGCAAGTAAGTAA
- a CDS encoding sulfatase, with product MNFKTVTMFGMIIMSLNFLMAEKAKPNVVFFLVDDFGWGALSSMGSNFHETPNIDNLAKSGVAFSDGYAACTVCSPSRAAILTGRYPGRTHLTDWIPGHKRPYAKLSVPDWNMKMEHEGILFPEALKEAGYATSFIGKWHLLPINEKEKMKDHYPEFHGFDQNIGGREWGQPKGRGIYFHPFDMPNMTSKEGDYLTDRLTDYAVDFIEKHQKDPFLLYFSYYTVHGPLQAKPDLVEKYKKKWQSGKYKHKNPVYAAMVQSLDESVGRVLDKLDELGIADNTIVIFTGDNGAVGTNYCGGLKGAKALSHEGGVREPFFIKGPGIEPGVSSVPVMATDFYPTILDLAGLPLKLEEHQDGVSLKPLLMQSGHLKERSLFWHYPHYHKTKPYGAIRKGDFKLIEFFEDGSLELYDLKNDQSEKKNLAEKMPEKATELLKDLKAWRLSVDAQMPTANPNYDPAKEKKK from the coding sequence ATGAATTTTAAAACTGTTACCATGTTTGGCATGATCATCATGTCACTGAATTTCCTAATGGCAGAAAAAGCTAAGCCCAATGTTGTTTTCTTTTTAGTGGATGATTTTGGTTGGGGAGCTTTGTCGAGTATGGGCAGTAACTTTCATGAAACCCCTAATATTGATAACTTAGCTAAAAGCGGGGTGGCTTTTAGCGATGGCTATGCCGCTTGTACTGTATGCTCACCAAGCCGAGCAGCCATTCTTACAGGACGTTACCCTGGGCGAACACATCTCACTGATTGGATACCGGGTCACAAGAGGCCATACGCAAAACTCAGTGTTCCCGATTGGAACATGAAAATGGAGCACGAAGGCATTCTATTTCCCGAAGCTCTCAAAGAAGCAGGTTATGCAACGAGCTTTATTGGTAAGTGGCACCTATTGCCAATCAATGAAAAAGAAAAAATGAAAGATCACTACCCTGAGTTCCATGGCTTTGATCAAAATATTGGTGGACGTGAATGGGGTCAGCCTAAGGGGCGAGGTATATATTTTCATCCCTTTGATATGCCAAATATGACTAGTAAAGAGGGCGATTACCTAACGGATCGCTTAACTGATTACGCCGTCGATTTTATTGAAAAGCATCAAAAGGATCCGTTCCTGCTGTATTTTTCCTACTACACAGTACACGGACCTCTTCAGGCTAAGCCGGACTTAGTTGAAAAATATAAAAAGAAATGGCAGAGCGGTAAGTATAAACATAAAAATCCCGTTTATGCGGCCATGGTTCAAAGTTTAGACGAGAGTGTAGGGCGCGTTCTTGATAAGTTAGACGAATTGGGGATTGCCGATAATACAATCGTCATTTTTACGGGAGATAATGGCGCTGTAGGGACAAATTATTGCGGGGGTTTGAAAGGAGCCAAAGCATTGTCGCATGAAGGTGGAGTGCGAGAGCCATTTTTTATAAAAGGTCCGGGCATTGAGCCTGGGGTATCAAGCGTTCCTGTTATGGCGACAGATTTTTACCCTACAATTCTCGATTTAGCAGGTTTACCTTTAAAGCTCGAAGAACATCAAGATGGAGTCAGTTTGAAGCCCTTGCTAATGCAGTCTGGTCATCTTAAAGAACGTTCATTATTTTGGCACTATCCTCATTACCATAAAACAAAACCTTATGGCGCAATTCGCAAAGGTGATTTTAAATTGATTGAGTTTTTTGAGGATGGATCTCTTGAACTCTATGATTTGAAAAATGATCAGTCAGAGAAAAAAAACTTGGCCGAGAAGATGCCCGAAAAAGCAACAGAATTACTTAAGGACCTTAAAGCTTGGCGCCTTAGTGTGGATGCACAAATGCCAACAGCAAATCCCAATTATGATCCCGCCAAGGAGAAAAAGAAGTAA
- a CDS encoding arylsulfatase, which translates to MIRNYIIIFYLLLLGAVFAQNQKPNIVLIMCDDMGYSDLGSYGGEVQTPHIDSLAKDGVKFSNFKNTGRCCPSRASLLTGRHQHAVGLGWMTAVDEHRPGYRGQITHKIPTIAEVLKAKGYSTYMSGKWHVTVDGAWKPKGSQANGSYPRQRGFDEFYGTMSGGGNFYKPKSLYRNEQLITTYEKDYYYTDAITENALDFIKNHDFQKSFFLYLAHYAPHRPLQAPKKRVDQCRERYEVGYDKLLEERFNRLKDLGLLKQTEQMPLQISEYKGKKRPSWDSLSDELKESWVKEMATYAAMIEIMDDGIGEIIQELKSRGDFENTCFIFLSDNGATNEGGQISQLAADLSNTPFRSYKARTFMGGISSPLIFHYPKMKNKGIRTGQAHIIDMLPTCLDVAGIEYPKEFRKETIAPLDGISLLPLIKNEAWPQRDFFFEHQTSCAIISNGWKLVRMSSTRDWELYNLKEDPFEQINSAKNNPEKVMSLEKKWQEWGEKNNVLPLNPKGLSWNERVKKYTELNSDQHGRD; encoded by the coding sequence ATGATTCGAAATTACATAATTATCTTTTATTTATTATTGCTAGGCGCTGTTTTTGCCCAAAATCAAAAGCCCAATATTGTACTAATTATGTGTGATGACATGGGCTATTCGGATCTCGGTTCTTATGGGGGGGAAGTGCAAACACCTCATATTGATTCCCTAGCTAAAGATGGAGTCAAATTTAGTAATTTTAAAAACACAGGGCGTTGTTGTCCGAGTCGAGCTTCATTGTTGACGGGGCGTCACCAGCATGCCGTAGGCTTGGGCTGGATGACTGCCGTTGACGAACACCGACCCGGGTATCGTGGTCAAATCACTCATAAAATACCTACGATTGCGGAAGTTTTAAAAGCAAAGGGTTATTCGACTTATATGTCGGGGAAGTGGCATGTGACCGTGGATGGAGCTTGGAAGCCTAAGGGAAGTCAAGCAAATGGGAGTTACCCTAGACAGAGAGGTTTTGACGAGTTTTATGGAACCATGAGTGGTGGGGGTAATTTTTATAAACCCAAATCACTCTATCGCAACGAGCAGTTAATCACGACTTATGAAAAAGATTATTATTACACTGATGCGATCACCGAAAACGCTTTGGATTTCATTAAAAACCACGACTTTCAGAAGTCGTTTTTTCTCTATTTAGCACATTATGCACCGCACCGTCCACTCCAAGCTCCGAAAAAGAGAGTCGATCAATGCAGGGAGCGATATGAAGTTGGTTATGATAAGCTACTAGAAGAGCGTTTTAATCGTTTGAAGGATTTAGGCTTGTTGAAACAAACAGAGCAAATGCCTCTTCAAATCAGCGAATATAAAGGTAAAAAACGCCCCTCATGGGATTCTTTAAGTGATGAACTGAAAGAAAGCTGGGTAAAAGAAATGGCCACTTATGCTGCCATGATTGAGATCATGGATGATGGTATCGGTGAGATCATACAGGAGTTGAAATCCCGAGGGGATTTTGAAAACACCTGCTTTATTTTTCTAAGCGATAATGGCGCAACTAATGAAGGTGGTCAAATTTCGCAACTTGCGGCAGACCTTAGCAATACTCCCTTTCGCTCTTATAAAGCCAGAACTTTTATGGGTGGTATTAGTTCACCACTTATTTTTCATTATCCCAAAATGAAAAATAAGGGTATCCGCACTGGGCAGGCTCATATCATAGATATGCTCCCTACCTGTTTGGATGTGGCTGGTATTGAATACCCCAAAGAATTCCGCAAAGAAACAATAGCTCCCCTTGATGGCATCAGTTTACTTCCACTCATAAAAAATGAAGCGTGGCCACAACGAGATTTTTTCTTTGAGCATCAAACTTCTTGTGCGATCATTTCCAATGGATGGAAACTGGTGCGTATGAGTAGTACGAGGGATTGGGAGTTGTATAACTTAAAAGAAGATCCCTTTGAGCAGATAAATTCAGCGAAAAATAATCCCGAAAAAGTCATGAGTTTAGAGAAAAAGTGGCAGGAATGGGGCGAGAAAAATAATGTACTTCCTTTAAATCCCAAAGGGCTTTCATGGAATGAGCGGGTCAAGAAATATACTGAACTCAACTCAGATCAGCATGGTCGTGATTAA
- a CDS encoding DUF7133 domain-containing protein, translating to MKFSFIAKLMAFATLSQICFAQSANTINPDPDATPLSPQESHKLVKVPEGFQVDLVAAEPMVNEPIAMAWGGDGALYVVELRGYMQDADHTGAQDPVGQVVRLVDTNGDGIMDKQSVFVDKLVEPRTIAAVKGGMLVGAPPDIFFCQDTTGDGVADVRKSIYDKFAKRTGNVEHKINGLMWGLDNYMYNAKSSEKFTYAPDDQGGKITSHRSVFRGQWGITQDSEGNIYSTGNTNPWYGEQFRLDYLEAAGLSNANFIKDLEMFEPNFKEVFPIVGTPDVQGGTGAIRPEDNTLKSFTAIGGQHIFRGDKLGEDMKESYWIPEPVGRLVRRAKFVEDSQGNRRLINPMKDQKVEFMASTDPNFRPVHAYTGPDGCLYIVDMYRGIIQDGNWVKPGSYLRREVERRDLQKNIQRGRIYRISKKGIKPGAVPKLDEFTTAQLVEALAHPNGWWRDEAQKRLVLAQDKSAVKSLKTMALNDSSHFGRLHAMWTLHGLGEWNADLAKQAIQDKHISVQVNAVRASEAFMQQDLAFIAEIAKLDNSNPKLAKQIVLSLGLCNSLKDIAQENREAASQLISKTILKHLDNRVLAVCTMTAMKGKEEFVLKNLLAQNPDPKHAKEWIISMTRMIMVSKNKKRALNYLDYILSTDKKYHAAMIHAMEKALPITRKGDIDFAQHDAYKFTNKPASVSKLEDLAKTNKAMDAFITEALYWFTWPGQPGYDKPRVAVLKGKEKKQFDKGKIIYDSLCYACHGKDGMGIIGTDGKSLLAPALVNNPRVKGHQNTLIKILLHGMTGPIDGKTYSGLMAPMGSNDDEWMSAITTYIRNAWGNGASAIPTRQIEKVRSSYGGRTKPWTQQELQ from the coding sequence ATGAAATTTTCTTTTATTGCAAAATTAATGGCTTTTGCAACACTTTCCCAAATATGTTTTGCGCAATCCGCAAACACTATTAACCCAGATCCCGATGCGACCCCACTCAGTCCTCAGGAGTCTCACAAGCTCGTTAAAGTTCCAGAGGGATTCCAAGTCGATCTCGTTGCGGCTGAACCCATGGTTAACGAACCCATTGCTATGGCCTGGGGTGGTGATGGCGCCCTCTATGTCGTTGAACTACGTGGTTATATGCAAGATGCTGATCATACTGGCGCTCAGGATCCTGTGGGTCAAGTCGTGCGTTTAGTCGACACCAATGGTGATGGCATCATGGATAAACAAAGTGTCTTTGTGGACAAGCTCGTTGAACCCAGAACCATTGCCGCGGTCAAAGGCGGCATGCTTGTGGGAGCACCACCAGATATCTTCTTCTGCCAAGATACAACGGGTGATGGCGTTGCCGATGTACGCAAATCAATTTACGATAAGTTCGCTAAGCGCACAGGTAACGTAGAACACAAAATCAATGGCCTCATGTGGGGCTTAGACAACTACATGTACAATGCCAAAAGCTCCGAAAAATTTACTTATGCCCCTGACGATCAAGGTGGAAAAATCACTAGTCACCGCTCTGTATTCCGAGGACAATGGGGCATCACTCAGGATAGCGAAGGCAACATTTATTCAACCGGCAATACCAACCCATGGTATGGAGAACAATTCCGCCTAGATTATCTAGAGGCCGCCGGTCTTAGTAATGCGAATTTCATCAAGGATTTAGAAATGTTTGAACCCAACTTCAAAGAAGTCTTCCCAATTGTCGGAACCCCAGATGTACAAGGGGGCACAGGTGCTATTCGCCCCGAAGACAATACTCTGAAGAGCTTTACCGCCATCGGAGGTCAGCACATTTTCCGAGGAGATAAGCTGGGAGAAGATATGAAGGAGAGTTACTGGATTCCCGAACCCGTAGGACGCTTGGTGAGACGTGCCAAATTTGTCGAAGATTCTCAAGGGAACCGTAGGTTAATAAACCCCATGAAAGATCAAAAAGTTGAATTCATGGCTTCTACTGATCCTAACTTTAGACCCGTTCATGCTTACACTGGACCTGACGGCTGTCTTTATATCGTCGATATGTACCGTGGCATTATTCAGGACGGCAACTGGGTAAAACCCGGCTCTTACCTCCGTCGAGAAGTGGAACGCCGCGACCTACAAAAAAATATTCAGCGCGGTCGCATCTACCGCATCAGCAAAAAGGGCATTAAGCCTGGCGCTGTGCCAAAGCTCGATGAATTCACCACTGCTCAACTCGTCGAAGCACTTGCCCATCCCAACGGTTGGTGGCGTGACGAGGCCCAAAAGCGCCTCGTACTTGCTCAAGATAAATCTGCTGTCAAAAGCTTAAAAACAATGGCACTCAATGACTCATCTCACTTTGGCCGTCTCCACGCCATGTGGACTCTTCATGGCCTTGGTGAATGGAATGCGGATCTCGCAAAACAAGCGATACAAGACAAACATATCTCAGTTCAGGTCAACGCTGTTCGCGCGAGTGAAGCATTCATGCAACAAGATCTGGCCTTCATTGCAGAAATTGCTAAGCTAGATAATTCTAACCCCAAACTCGCCAAGCAAATTGTGCTTTCTCTTGGTCTCTGTAATTCTTTAAAAGATATTGCTCAGGAAAATCGCGAAGCCGCGAGTCAACTCATTAGTAAAACAATCTTGAAACATCTGGATAACCGCGTCTTAGCGGTATGTACGATGACCGCCATGAAAGGCAAAGAAGAATTCGTTTTGAAAAATCTTTTGGCCCAAAACCCGGACCCCAAGCATGCCAAAGAATGGATTATTAGCATGACGCGCATGATCATGGTTTCTAAAAACAAGAAGCGTGCCCTCAACTATTTAGACTACATCCTCAGCACTGATAAAAAATACCATGCAGCAATGATTCATGCTATGGAGAAAGCTCTCCCCATCACCAGAAAAGGCGATATAGATTTTGCTCAACACGATGCATACAAGTTCACTAATAAGCCTGCTTCAGTCAGCAAATTAGAAGATTTAGCTAAGACTAACAAGGCCATGGATGCATTCATAACGGAAGCTCTTTATTGGTTTACTTGGCCAGGTCAACCCGGCTACGACAAGCCACGCGTTGCGGTTCTTAAAGGCAAGGAGAAGAAACAATTTGATAAAGGCAAAATTATCTATGATAGCCTCTGCTACGCTTGTCATGGTAAAGATGGCATGGGCATTATCGGAACTGACGGTAAAAGCCTCCTTGCCCCTGCCCTCGTCAACAACCCACGCGTTAAAGGTCATCAAAATACTCTCATCAAAATCTTACTCCACGGTATGACTGGACCCATTGATGGGAAAACTTATAGTGGCCTCATGGCGCCAATGGGCTCTAATGACGATGAGTGGATGAGCGCGATCACAACTTATATACGCAATGCATGGGGCAATGGAGCATCCGCCATTCCAACTAGGCAGATTGAAAAAGTCCGCAGTTCCTATGGTGGTCGCACAAAACCATGGACTCAACAAGAGCTTCAATAA